The following are encoded together in the Gadus chalcogrammus isolate NIFS_2021 chromosome 2, NIFS_Gcha_1.0, whole genome shotgun sequence genome:
- the recql5 gene encoding ATP-dependent DNA helicase Q5, producing MASLKEALKKHFGFDSFRSKLQEDVVKAVLKGDRDVFVCMPTGAGKSLCYQLPAVMSKGITLVISPLIALIQDQVDHLRELNIPACSINSKLPAGERRLILSDLESESPRLKLLYITPEMVASPSFQPCLTGLLSRRLLSLLAVDEAHCVSQWGHDFRPDYLKLGKLRKRLKGVVCVALTATAPQKVQKDIEESLQLHAVLCYTTPVFRSNLHYDVIFREALEEPYAHLHAFVKEALAAGGGEQGCGIVYCRTRDNCETVAYQLTKLGVLSKAYHAGLKTADRSEVQSDWMQGKVLVIVATISFGMGVDKANVRFVAHWNLAKSLASYYQESGRAGRDGRPSSCRTYYSPRDKDQLLFLIRKEAGRKQGKRGAQKETDKSGIKDFEAMVSFCTQESCRHATISKFFGNAPPSCSGACDFCRDPRKVRAQLEKASAGTRIAGAQSQAPPGAFGFDRDLYAGGRKGYGFERHDEEGEEGGSGDEDPLLRKKQFGNLFKKQMNLRKVSEGSKEDFTLPDEDCPLRDASSRKVPRLTVKAREHCLSLLQEALYGHQGAEKTYNDVVSLSVDLEYEVFKSSKSSNLYKAGVLKKVSEVKKGAAMTTATGRAEEEKEGGASDRTSSDSGVSMATGVDSSSSGSSSSHQPPGELGGFTTAYQVYSLKRKRVGAGLRGSSDPFQTARELRDAGGGGFHPDTPGEPAAAAAAASSGATEVKDPVGGASRAGRAPSRKQQKMEEAAKNTRSISLYFGGGPETAGDIPTATGGPLGHPPEAEAAPQTDGDGGDDDDDDDPAESVAMDTAFVSDVVLIEDDEDEDDDDVMEVPGTGGWARLGGSADPDEEKPADPTPADEEPGPPPAQRPSGDGAAGRGEAPPSAPPSAPPPAQHGREEPEDVSRRRVTFNPQVEESLLKVSDTPPKPATLKEVADVVVHCLDPFYKQGKFCTKELFKAFARHLSHLLAEGRSRGRGQVKAEAKALIRQFFGGVSRCKAEADWAFLRVPQGPT from the exons ATGGCTTCGTTAAAAGAGGCTTTAAAAAAGCACTTCGGCTTCGATAGCTTCAGGTCGAAGCTCCAGGAGGATGTCGTCAAAGCGGTCCTCAAAG GGGACcgggatgtgtttgtgtgtatgcccaCCGGAGCAGGAAAGTCTCTCTGCTACCAGCTCCCTGCGGTCATGTCTAAAGGCATCACTCTGGTCATATCGCCGCTCATCGCTCTCATTCAG GACCAAGTGGACCACCTCCGGGAGCTGAACATTCCCGCCTGCTCCATCAACTCCAAGCTTCCGGCCGGGGAGCGTCGGCTGATCCTCTCGGACCTGGAGAGCGAGAGCCCCCGTCTGAAGCTGCTCTACATCACCCCGGAGATGGTGGCGTCGCCGTCCTTCCAGCCCTGCCTGACCGGCCTGCTGTCCCGCCGGCTGCTGTCGCTGCTGGCTGTGGACGAGGCGCACTGCGTCTCCCAGTGGGGCCACGACTTCAGACCCGACTACCTCAAGCTGGGCAAGCTGCGCAAGCGTCTGAAGGGGGTGGTGTGCGTGGCGCTGACGGCCACGGCGCCCCAGAAGGTGCAGAAGGACATCGAGGAGTCCCTGCAGCTGCACGCCGTGCTGTGCTACACCACGCCCGTGTTCCGCAGCAACCTGCACTACGACGTCATCTTCAGGGAGGCGCTGGAGGAGCCCTACGCCCACCTGCACGCCTTCGTGAAGGAGGCGCTGGCCGCCGGCGGGGGGGAGCAG GGCTGTGGGATTGTCTACTGCCGGACCAGAGACAACTGTGAGACGGTGGCGTACCAGCTGACCAAGCTGGGGGTGCTGTCCAAGGCCTACCACGCAG GTCTGAAGACGGCCGACCGCTCGGAGGTCCAGAGCGACTGGATGCAGGGCAAGGTGCTGGTCATTGTGGCCACCATCAGCTTCGGGATGGGGGTGGACAAGGCCAACGTCAG gtTCGTGGCCCACTGGAACCTGGCCAAGTCCCTGGCCAGCTACTACCAGGAGTCGGGGCGCGCGGGCCGAGACGGGCGCCCCTCCTCCTGCCGGACCTACTACTCCCCGCGCGACAAGGatcagctcctcttcctcatccgcAAGGAGGCCGGCCGCAAGCAG GGGAAGCGGGGGGCTCAGAAGGAGACGGACAAGTCGGGGATCAAGGACTTCGAGGCCATGGTGTCGTTCTGCACGCAGGAAAG CTGCCGTCACGCCACCATCTCCAAGTTCTTCGGCAACGCGCCCCCCAGCTGCTCCGGGGCCTGCGACTTCTGCCGCGACCCCAGGAAGGTGCGGGCGCAGCTGGAGAAGGCGTCGGCCGGGACGCGCATCGCGGGCGCCCAAAGCCAGGCCCCCCCGGGCGCCTTCGGCTTCGACCGCGACCTCTACGCCGGCGGCAGGAAGGGCTACGGCTTCGAGAG GCACGATGAAGAGGGCGAGGAGGGAGGCAGCGGCGACGAAGACCCTTTACTGAGGAAGAAGCAGTTTGGCAACCTCTTCAAGAAGCAAATGAACCTgcgcaag GTGTCTGAAGGATCCAAAGAAGACTTTACCCTCCCAG aTGAGGACTGTCCGTTAAGGGATGCCAGCAGCCGGAAGGTTCCACGCCTGACCGTGAAG GCCAGGGAGCATTGCCTCTCTCTGCTGCAGGAAGCGCTCtacggccaccagggggcggaaAAGACCTACAa CGACGTGGTCTCCCTCTCCGTGGACCTGGAGTACGAGGTCTTCAAGAGCAGCAAGTCCTCCAACCTGTACAAGGCCGGCGTCCTGAAGAAG GTGTCGGAGGTGAAGAAAGGCGCCGCCATGACGACCGCCACGGgaagagcagaagaagagaaggagggcggGGCCTCCGACCGGACCAGCAGTGATTCTGGTGTCTCCATGGCGACGGGGgtggactcctcctcctccgggtcgAGCTCCTCCCATCAGCCTCCGGGGGAGCTGGGGGGCTTCACCACCGCCTACCAGGTCTACTCC ctgaagCGTAagagggtgggggcggggctgcgGGGGTCCTCGGACCCCTTCCAGACGGCCCGGGAGCTGCGGGACGCCGGGGGCGGGGGCTTCCACCCCGACACTCCCGGGGAGcctgctgccgccgctgccgccgcgtCGTCGGGGGCAACGGAGGTGAAGGACCCCGTGGGCGGGGCCAGCCGGGCGGGCCGCGCCCCCAGCAGGAAGcagcagaagatggaggaggcggCCAAGAACACCCGCAGCATCTCGCTGTACTTCGGGGGGGGCCCTGAGACCGCCGGGGACATTCCCACGGCAACCGGGGGTCCGCTGGGACACCCGCCAGAGGCAGAAGCCGCTCCGCAAACAgacggcgacggcggc gacgacgacgacgacgacgaccccGCGGAGTCGGTTGCCATGGACACCGCCTTCGTCTCCGACGTGGTCTTGATCGAGGATGATGAAGAcgaagacgatgatgatgtgATGGAGGTTCCTGGGACGGGGGGCTGGGCCCGGCTCGGGGGCTCGGCTGACCCGGACGAGGAGAAGCCAGCAGA CCCGACTCCTGCCGACGAGGAGCCCGGACCTCCTCCCGCCCAGAGG CCCTCAGGTGACGGAGCTGCCGGGCGCGGCGAGGCCCCGCCCTCGGCCCCGccctcggccccgccccccgcccagcACGGccgggaggagccggaggacgTCAGCAGGCGCAGGGTGACCTTTaacccccaggtggaggagagtCTGCTGAAGGTCAGCGACACGCCCCCCAAGCCGGCGACCCTGAAGGAGGTGGCGGACGTGGTGGTCCACTGCCTGGACCCCTTCTACAAGCAGGGCAAGTTCTGCACCAAG GAGCTGTTCAAGGCGTTCGCCCGCCACCTGTCTCACCTCCTGGCCGAGGGGCGGAGCCGAGGGAGGGGCCAAG TGAAGGCGGAGGCCAAGGCTCTGATCCGTCAGTTCTTCGGGGGCGTGTCACGCTGCAAGGCGGAGGCCGACTGGGCGTTCCTCCGCGTCCCCCAGGGGCCCACGTAG